A single window of Nicotiana sylvestris chromosome 5, ASM39365v2, whole genome shotgun sequence DNA harbors:
- the LOC104236470 gene encoding abscisic acid receptor PYL4-like, which produces MTSTLQLHRINNNTAATLAGNFHKQPEQPPTWITPLTNTSLPNNLFHYHTHAVGPNQCCSAAVQSISAPIDTVWSLVRRFDNPQAYKHFLKSCHVIVGDGEVGSLREVHVISGLPAASSIERLEILDDENHVMSISIVGGDHRLNNYRSVTTLHRTADDDGTTIVVESYVVDVPQGNTKEETCVFVDTIVRCNLQSLAQIAENLEKIKE; this is translated from the coding sequence ATGACTTCTACACTTCAACTCCATAGAATCAACAATAACACCGCCGCTACACTCGCCGGAAACTTCCACAAACAACCTGAACAACCACCCACATGGATTACCCCCCTAACCAACACCTCTCTCCCTAACAACCTATTCCATTACCACACCCACGCAGTGGGCCCCAACCAATGCTGCTCCGCCGCGGTGCAATCCATCTCCGCCCCGATCGACACCGTATGGTCCCTCGTCCGCCGCTTCGACAACCCGCAAGCTTACAAACACTTCCTCAAGAGCTGCCACGTTATCGTCGGCGACGGAGAAGTTGGTTCGTTGCGTGAAGTCCACGTCATCTCCGGCCTCCCCGCAGCTTCGAGTATTGAGAGGTTAGAGATTTTAGACGACGAAAATCATGTAATGAGTATCAGTATTGTCGGCGGCGATCACCGGCTGAATAATTACCGATCAGTCACGACGCTTCATCGGACGGCGGACGACGACGGAACGACGATAGTGGTGGAATCGTACGTTGTGGATGTTCCACAGGGGAATACTAAGGAAGAAACATGTGTCTTTGTTGATACAATTGTACGGTGCAATTTACAATCGTTGGCCCAAATCGCAGAAAATTTGGAGAAAATCAAAGAGTAA